One Salmo trutta chromosome 12, fSalTru1.1, whole genome shotgun sequence genomic region harbors:
- the LOC115202546 gene encoding beta-1,3-galactosyltransferase 2, protein MHDGVYHNFWTQRPPHPDTHDAQPLIAELCSTDDSQPGADRTQIKKRRWCHTSCLGLFLFLVVMMIVVILAIDLKDRISPSTTNPAANMSVANQKKYHVEYPSEYIFILDEPEKCREQNPFLVLMVPVAPYNREAREAVRSTWGSERQVLGKEVRLFFLLGLPSGEETEQLQENVLQESKEHQDLLQSDFIDSYKNLTIKTMVMMEWLSSRCPNASYAMKIDSDMFLNVNTLVNMLLHAPKQNYMTGLVARWAAVLRDPSSKWYLPMEVFPEPVYPPYALGLGYVFTLDLPRKLVEASRHVKAVYIEDVYLGLCMRHLGIRPTNPPNGNLFQGYAGAQDRCHYMAVITTILDTPQELLDVWRNLHQLGPVCY, encoded by the exons ATGCATGATGGGGTCTACCACAACTTCTGGACCCAACGCCCCCCACACCCTGACACCCATGACGCCCAGCCCCTCATCGCTGAACTATG CAGTACTGATGATAGCCAGCCGGGGGCAGACAGAACACAGATCAAAAAGAGACGCTGGTGTCACACCAGCTGCCTTGGCCTGTTTCTGTTCCTGGTCGTGATGATGATTGTGGTCATCCTGGCAATTGACCTCAAAGACCGGATCTCACCTTCAACAACCAATCCAGCAGCAAACATGTCAGTTGCGAATCAGAAGAAATACCATGTAGAATACCCATCAGAGTACATCTTCATCCTGGATGAACCAGAGAAATGCCGGGAGCAGAACCCCTTCCTGGTTCTGATGGTGCCAGTGGCGCCCTATAACAGGGAGGCTCGTGAGGCCGTCCGCAGTACTTGGGGCAGTGAGAGGCAAGTACTGGGCAAAGAGGTCCGTCTGTTCTTCCTGCTGGGACTGCCcagtggagaggagacagagcagcTCCAGGAGAATGTGCTGCAGGAGAGCAAAGAGCACCAGGATCTGCTGCAGAGTGACTtcatagacagctacaaaaaccTGACCATCAAGACCATGGTGATGATGGAGTGGCTGAGCTCTCGCTGCCCCAACGCCTCCTACGCCATGAAGATCGACTCAGACATGTTCCTCAACGTGAACACCTTGGTCAACATGCTGCTTCACGCTCCAAAGCAGAACTACATGACTGGACTAGTGGCCCGATGGGCCGCCGTTCTAAGAGACCCAAGTTCCAAATGGTACCTTCCAATGGAGGTGTTTCCTGAACCGGTATATCCACCTTATGCTCTGGGCCTGGGCTATGTCTTCACCTTAGACCTCCCCAGGAAGCTGGTGGAGGCGTCCAGGCATGTTAAAGCCGTCTACATAGAGGATGTGTATCTGGGACTGTGTATGAGACACCTGGGCATCCGGCCTACTAACCCCCCCAATGGAAACCTCTTCCAGGGGTATGCAGGAGCCCAGGACCGCTGTCACTACATGGCTGTTATCACAACCATCCTCGACACTCCTCAAGAGCTTCTGGACGTATGGAGAAACTTACACCAACTTGGGCCTGTCTGTTATTGA